One Candidatus Omnitrophota bacterium DNA window includes the following coding sequences:
- a CDS encoding PilZ domain-containing protein has translation MDEKIDFDKDQQKRRRSQRLAITIAVRWIRRGSTVDLPAEGFIVNTQNLDENGFFLRSEDVEPVGSELDLEIMMEDEKEYKVKGKVAWIADPHKHPFYYPGMGVEFVELDETARRAISSYVNHKISNYYDAKELTEMYLVLKEMAGRLLEIEEKHPRAERFRKTIENAVREIDDVAHIINKEVWEVRNL, from the coding sequence ATGGACGAAAAAATAGATTTTGATAAGGACCAACAGAAACGCAGACGCTCTCAGAGACTGGCCATTACGATCGCCGTTCGCTGGATCCGCCGGGGGAGTACTGTGGACCTCCCAGCCGAGGGTTTTATTGTGAACACCCAGAATCTGGATGAGAACGGTTTCTTCCTGCGGTCCGAGGATGTGGAACCTGTCGGATCAGAATTGGATCTTGAAATCATGATGGAGGACGAAAAAGAATACAAAGTCAAAGGGAAGGTGGCCTGGATTGCGGATCCCCATAAACACCCCTTCTATTACCCTGGGATGGGCGTCGAGTTTGTGGAATTGGATGAAACCGCCCGGAGAGCCATATCGTCCTATGTCAATCACAAGATCAGCAACTATTACGATGCAAAAGAACTCACCGAAATGTACCTTGTCCTGAAGGAAATGGCGGGGAGACTTTTGGAGATCGAGGAAAAGCATCCCAGAGCCGAACGCTTCCGCAAGACGATTGAAAACGCCGTACGGGAAATTGACGACGTAGCCCACATCATCAATAAGGAGGTTTGGGAGGTTCGAAACCTTTGA
- a CDS encoding SAM-dependent chlorinase/fluorinase, with product MPSMKGIILGIHPRAQLVDISHELQRGDVRRASFLWSSVHSCFPSGTIHVGVVDPGVGTLRRLLAVLYKDHVYLGPDNGIMTHLLAEETFEEAYEIRPSKLSLTEISDTFHGRDILAPVAAKICKGTALSHVGTPAQSLRKLKLPQAKFRGKTEIEGAIEYIDHFGNAVSNIHTKTLLSLWPQEEWKNLSIQVARRKLHGILASYSSVNTGTPLALIGSVSLLEIAVRDGHGAQKLSLKIGTPIRITHTPPWTKK from the coding sequence GTGCCTTCAATGAAGGGCATTATCCTAGGCATTCATCCCCGGGCTCAGTTGGTTGATATATCCCACGAACTGCAGAGGGGAGATGTCCGGCGTGCTTCCTTTCTCTGGTCCAGTGTTCACTCTTGTTTCCCTTCAGGCACTATTCACGTAGGTGTGGTAGATCCCGGAGTCGGCACACTGCGGCGTCTCCTTGCCGTTCTTTACAAAGACCATGTGTATCTGGGGCCGGATAACGGGATCATGACTCATTTGCTGGCAGAAGAAACGTTTGAAGAAGCGTATGAAATCCGGCCCAGCAAACTTTCCCTCACCGAAATCAGCGATACCTTTCACGGGCGCGATATTCTGGCACCTGTTGCGGCCAAAATTTGTAAAGGAACCGCATTGAGCCATGTCGGAACTCCGGCGCAGTCCCTCCGCAAGCTCAAGCTACCCCAAGCAAAATTCCGGGGAAAAACGGAAATCGAAGGAGCCATCGAATATATCGATCACTTCGGGAATGCCGTAAGCAATATCCACACAAAGACCCTCCTGAGCCTTTGGCCGCAAGAGGAGTGGAAGAATCTCAGTATCCAGGTGGCTCGCAGAAAGCTGCATGGAATCCTGGCAAGTTACTCATCCGTGAATACAGGGACCCCCCTAGCACTTATCGGCAGTGTCAGTCTCTTGGAAATCGCGGTGCGAGACGGGCACGGGGCACAGAAACTCAGTTTAAAGATCGGCACTCCGATCAGGATCACGCACACACCGCCATGGACGAAAAAATAG
- a CDS encoding PilZ domain-containing protein — translation MDSSERRRYPRIESQLELKLVNGGADIFATSVNISRSGVLCVVNQELTLMTKYRIAIELPFGSGDKASRKWIKCEGVVVRVQTAEPGSWHIAIFFSDMKESDSKLLREYVDTHQQQQGY, via the coding sequence ATGGATTCCTCGGAACGCAGAAGATATCCGCGAATTGAAAGCCAGCTCGAACTCAAGCTGGTAAACGGGGGAGCGGATATCTTTGCGACCAGCGTCAATATCAGCCGCTCCGGCGTACTCTGTGTGGTCAATCAAGAACTTACCCTAATGACCAAATACCGGATCGCCATCGAGTTGCCCTTTGGAAGCGGCGATAAGGCATCCAGGAAATGGATCAAGTGCGAGGGGGTGGTTGTGCGCGTGCAAACCGCAGAACCGGGTTCTTGGCACATTGCCATCTTTTTCAGTGATATGAAGGAGTCGGACTCCAAGCTCTTGCGGGAGTATGTCGACACCCACCAGCAACAGCAGGGGTACTAG
- a CDS encoding AAA family ATPase produces the protein MYLEYYGLREWPFNVTSDPSFLYLSRKHQEAFSHLLFGIQQRKGFLEITGEIGTGKTTVCRALLQQLDSSTKTAFILNPTYSASELLHAIAVDFGALKTQGKGSASIQDTLNEFLLDQLALGNNVVLIIDEAQDLKPAVLEQIRLLSNLETDKEKLIQIVLVGQPELRDKLASAQLRQLRQRIAVRYHILPLDPDEVTEYVEHRLNVAGSNGEIQFTPEGLGAVYNYSRGIPRLINMVCDKALLAGYVDETWTLDRPLIVRCIQELEEGVAVA, from the coding sequence ATGTATTTGGAGTACTATGGGTTGCGTGAGTGGCCCTTTAACGTGACCTCGGATCCCAGCTTTCTCTACCTGAGCCGGAAGCACCAAGAGGCCTTTTCACACCTTCTCTTCGGCATTCAGCAGCGCAAGGGTTTCCTGGAAATTACCGGGGAGATCGGTACGGGCAAGACCACGGTTTGCCGGGCCCTGCTGCAGCAGCTGGATTCCAGCACAAAGACGGCGTTCATCCTGAACCCCACCTATTCGGCTTCCGAGTTGCTCCATGCGATTGCGGTTGACTTTGGGGCGCTCAAGACCCAAGGGAAGGGTTCAGCCAGCATCCAAGACACTCTGAATGAGTTCTTGTTGGATCAGCTTGCTCTTGGCAATAACGTGGTGCTGATCATTGACGAGGCTCAGGACTTGAAACCCGCAGTCTTGGAGCAGATCCGCTTGCTCTCGAATCTGGAAACGGATAAGGAGAAGTTGATTCAGATTGTGCTTGTGGGGCAGCCTGAACTACGGGATAAGCTGGCATCCGCCCAGCTGCGGCAGTTGCGGCAGAGGATTGCAGTCCGTTACCACATCTTGCCATTAGATCCGGATGAAGTCACCGAATACGTGGAACATCGCTTGAATGTGGCAGGATCCAACGGAGAAATTCAGTTCACTCCGGAGGGTTTGGGTGCGGTTTATAACTACTCCCGGGGTATTCCCAGGTTGATCAATATGGTCTGTGACAAGGCTTTGCTTGCCGGCTATGTTGACGAGACTTGGACTTTGGACCGGCCCTTGATTGTGCGCTGCATCCAGGAGCTGGAGGAGGGTGTGGCTGTCGCATGA
- the rnc gene encoding ribonuclease III, producing MNETTRTHTDTSVPVPAHHKAFGHLWTDPGLLEEAMTHKSYANEHLDLHLKDNERLEFLGDAVLETVVSHTLYQKYPLAHEGDLTKLRAQIVSKSTLAQCAEKLEIAKHLKVGKGLTRRQGKLSASARAVESLLGAVYLDSGIEAAVAFVQRVFRDALRSIEKGEGRQDFKSLLQEYALRRFKITPKYGVLSESGPQHRKRFIVSVSVGNRTYGKGSGLSKKAAEQSAAKKALKLLGVSVRGKILQPLIEERKKAAPAKQTEAASESSPLSEAPQIRE from the coding sequence GTGAACGAGACAACTCGAACACACACAGACACCTCAGTCCCGGTCCCGGCCCACCACAAGGCTTTTGGCCACCTGTGGACGGACCCTGGCTTGCTCGAAGAGGCAATGACCCACAAGTCTTATGCCAATGAACACCTGGACCTGCACCTCAAGGATAACGAACGCCTGGAATTCTTGGGGGATGCCGTGCTCGAGACCGTGGTCAGTCACACCCTCTATCAGAAATATCCCCTGGCGCACGAAGGCGACTTGACCAAGCTGCGCGCACAGATCGTCTCCAAAAGCACTCTGGCCCAATGTGCCGAAAAGCTCGAGATCGCCAAACACCTCAAGGTGGGAAAAGGACTGACCCGCCGCCAGGGCAAGCTTTCGGCATCCGCCAGAGCTGTGGAATCCCTGCTGGGTGCTGTGTATCTGGATTCCGGGATTGAGGCAGCCGTCGCCTTTGTCCAAAGAGTTTTTAGGGATGCCTTGCGTTCCATTGAAAAAGGAGAGGGGAGGCAAGACTTCAAATCCTTGTTGCAGGAATACGCCCTGCGCCGTTTCAAGATTACACCTAAGTACGGCGTACTCTCAGAGTCCGGCCCCCAGCACCGCAAACGTTTTATTGTCAGCGTTTCCGTGGGCAACCGAACCTATGGCAAGGGCTCCGGTCTTAGCAAGAAAGCCGCAGAACAATCTGCGGCCAAAAAAGCGCTCAAACTTTTGGGTGTGTCGGTGCGAGGGAAAATCCTGCAACCGCTAATCGAAGAACGCAAAAAGGCCGCGCCCGCCAAACAGACAGAAGCGGCTAGCGAATCCTCACCACTCTCCGAAGCCCCTCAAATTCGAGAGTAA
- the aroB gene encoding 3-dehydroquinate synthase, with amino-acid sequence MDRPQRIRLNLSTNPYDIVIGRGVLDALPSHLERAGLNAPLLIVSQRPVWKHLGPRLQRALKNYPHLSGLHLVPNGEKSKSPEHYLKLLGKLVQFSGGGDVCLAALGGGVVGDLGGFAAASYRRGIPWVQLPTTLLAQVDSSIGGKTGLDLPQGKNLVGAIYQPRLVAADVSSLNSLPLSQLRSGMAEVIKYALLFSEDFFTYLEQHGKKALQRDQGVLKKIIGTCAGMKAAVVEEDEREQSGFRTLLNLGHTFAHAIENVSAYSQAYDHGTAVGLGLVCASHLAHSLGLGARSTLERVEALLTTLGLPTRIHGLSPAKLFTAQSHDKKRQGDKMRFVLPERIGHCTIIPNPSPSKIKATLDWACTSTRQRRSS; translated from the coding sequence ATGGACCGACCTCAACGCATTCGTCTAAACCTGAGCACTAACCCCTACGATATTGTTATCGGCAGGGGAGTCCTGGACGCCCTGCCCTCTCATTTGGAGCGTGCGGGACTTAATGCCCCCTTGCTTATCGTAAGCCAAAGACCCGTCTGGAAGCATCTTGGCCCCAGACTCCAGCGCGCCCTCAAGAATTACCCGCATCTCTCAGGCCTGCATCTGGTTCCCAACGGAGAAAAGAGCAAATCTCCGGAGCACTACCTGAAGCTCTTGGGCAAGCTCGTGCAATTTTCGGGAGGAGGGGATGTTTGTTTGGCCGCTCTCGGAGGAGGCGTTGTCGGAGACTTGGGCGGGTTTGCCGCCGCAAGCTACCGAAGAGGGATCCCTTGGGTGCAGCTGCCCACCACGCTACTGGCTCAAGTGGATTCGAGCATCGGGGGCAAGACCGGTCTGGATTTGCCTCAGGGAAAAAACCTTGTGGGAGCCATTTACCAGCCTCGGTTGGTCGCGGCAGATGTCAGTTCCTTAAATTCCTTGCCCTTGAGTCAGCTGCGATCCGGTATGGCCGAGGTCATCAAGTATGCCCTTCTGTTCAGCGAAGATTTTTTCACCTATTTGGAACAACACGGCAAGAAGGCCCTGCAACGTGATCAAGGCGTTCTCAAGAAAATTATAGGCACGTGCGCAGGAATGAAGGCCGCTGTGGTGGAGGAAGACGAACGGGAACAGAGCGGGTTCCGTACCCTTCTCAACTTAGGACACACCTTTGCCCACGCCATCGAAAATGTCTCAGCTTATTCTCAGGCATACGATCACGGGACCGCAGTGGGCCTGGGTTTGGTCTGCGCCAGTCACTTGGCCCATTCCCTCGGACTCGGGGCCCGGTCGACTCTGGAGCGCGTAGAGGCCCTGCTCACCACCCTGGGATTACCCACACGCATCCATGGACTCTCCCCGGCAAAGCTTTTTACAGCACAAAGCCATGACAAAAAGCGCCAAGGCGACAAAATGCGCTTTGTACTGCCAGAACGCATCGGGCATTGTACAATCATACCCAATCCTTCTCCGTCCAAAATCAAAGCGACTCTGGACTGGGCCTGTACCTCAACGCGCCAAAGGAGAAGTTCGTGA
- a CDS encoding site-2 protease family protein, which translates to MLNVVLSLALLLLAVVLHEVSHGWVALRLGDTTAKAAGRLTLNPLAHLDLMGTVIVPGLLILAHLPPVGWAKPVPVNFGALRQPKRDMVLVGMAGPLANILLAVLFAALFHLSVGLHFKTGILIGYLGLWINLLLAVFNLMPIPPLDGSRFVLGLLPPKWGLRYLKLEPFGFLILLALIYAGLLEKTVLPIVGRLAGLLGAA; encoded by the coding sequence ATGCTCAACGTGGTTCTGAGTTTGGCCCTGCTGTTGCTCGCGGTTGTCTTGCACGAAGTTTCCCACGGCTGGGTGGCACTCCGGCTCGGAGACACCACGGCCAAAGCGGCTGGACGCCTCACCCTTAACCCCCTGGCTCATCTGGATTTGATGGGAACAGTCATTGTGCCGGGACTACTGATTCTTGCGCACTTGCCTCCGGTGGGATGGGCAAAACCCGTGCCGGTCAATTTTGGAGCGCTGCGGCAGCCCAAGCGGGACATGGTCTTGGTAGGCATGGCAGGCCCACTTGCTAATATCCTGCTCGCAGTCCTCTTTGCGGCATTGTTTCATCTTTCTGTGGGATTGCATTTCAAAACGGGTATCCTGATCGGATACCTGGGTCTTTGGATTAATCTCTTGCTTGCTGTATTCAATCTCATGCCCATACCGCCCCTGGACGGCTCCAGGTTTGTGCTGGGTCTGTTGCCTCCGAAGTGGGGACTTCGTTACTTGAAGTTGGAGCCCTTTGGCTTTCTTATCCTTCTCGCTTTGATTTATGCTGGATTACTGGAAAAGACCGTCTTACCAATCGTAGGAAGACTTGCCGGTCTTCTTGGAGCCGCTTAA
- a CDS encoding SH3 domain-containing protein has protein sequence MLLFSGPGGVGAALQDQSAPPVVAVVSGERVNIRAGAHTSYEVLGKLSEGVQVNVLDREGSWVRIALPSSVSVYVHMRYVGRIGSVSFISGDRVNIRAGATVNAPIVGQAQSGQELVIRKKTGDWYEIEPLAHCSGWIYEEYLSFPGHSSSGENPAH, from the coding sequence GTGCTACTCTTTTCAGGGCCGGGTGGCGTTGGAGCCGCCCTGCAAGACCAGAGCGCGCCTCCGGTTGTGGCGGTGGTCAGCGGCGAAAGAGTGAACATCCGCGCCGGAGCACATACGAGTTACGAAGTTCTGGGCAAGCTATCTGAAGGTGTGCAGGTTAATGTCTTGGACAGAGAGGGGAGTTGGGTTCGCATTGCGCTCCCGAGTTCCGTTTCTGTTTACGTGCATATGCGCTATGTCGGACGTATCGGATCCGTGAGTTTTATTTCAGGAGATCGAGTCAATATCCGCGCCGGGGCCACTGTGAATGCTCCTATCGTAGGACAGGCTCAGTCCGGCCAAGAGCTTGTAATACGAAAAAAGACCGGAGACTGGTATGAGATCGAACCGCTTGCGCACTGCAGTGGATGGATCTACGAGGAGTATCTTAGCTTTCCCGGGCACAGCTCTTCTGGGGAAAATCCTGCTCATTAG
- a CDS encoding small basic protein — MGQHSSLKASKGARLGRSVLKRFERIEKMQEKDEWTEGRSIYALPKVKMIKIKVTKKKAGPPTGEEGAEGSASTDKSKT; from the coding sequence ATGGGACAACATTCCAGTCTGAAAGCAAGCAAGGGAGCTCGGCTAGGTCGAAGTGTCCTGAAGCGCTTTGAACGCATCGAAAAAATGCAAGAAAAGGACGAATGGACTGAAGGACGCTCCATCTACGCTTTACCTAAGGTCAAAATGATCAAAATAAAGGTTACAAAGAAGAAGGCCGGACCGCCCACGGGTGAAGAAGGCGCTGAGGGCAGTGCCTCCACAGATAAGTCCAAAACCTAG
- a CDS encoding SPOR domain-containing protein, whose product MALVRSKSINLTVSYDQIVIAALVATMVLLATFSLGVHRGRSLDSMSTGSAVVTEFIVESIPQANTDKAESQSIGQDQQNASAKPSEERVEAPAITGNFGVQVATYKHLSAAEREVEFLKSQGHEGAQVHPNGDYYQIIVVGFETKAQATKVVQQLRSRHSDCFVRKL is encoded by the coding sequence ATGGCTCTCGTGCGCTCCAAGAGCATCAACCTCACGGTCAGTTATGACCAAATTGTGATTGCGGCCCTTGTCGCCACAATGGTCCTATTGGCCACTTTTAGTCTGGGAGTGCACCGCGGCCGCAGTTTAGACAGCATGAGCACAGGTAGCGCCGTGGTCACAGAATTCATTGTGGAGTCGATACCTCAGGCCAATACGGATAAGGCGGAGTCTCAGTCAATTGGCCAGGATCAGCAAAATGCTTCAGCCAAACCCAGCGAAGAAAGGGTTGAGGCGCCCGCGATTACCGGTAATTTCGGCGTCCAGGTAGCTACCTACAAACACTTAAGCGCTGCTGAACGAGAAGTGGAGTTTTTGAAGAGTCAAGGGCATGAAGGGGCTCAAGTGCACCCCAATGGAGATTATTACCAGATAATTGTCGTCGGATTTGAAACAAAGGCACAAGCCACTAAGGTTGTTCAGCAACTGCGATCCCGCCACTCCGACTGCTTCGTTAGAAAGCTTTAA
- a CDS encoding deoxyguanosinetriphosphate triphosphohydrolase, translating into MPTEQIPVKIQTRIDQEQRESENLASYGMRSMDSAGRVHTEEEHPYRTAYQRDRDRIVHSSAFRRLEYKTQVFVNIEGDYYRTRLTHSLEEAGIARSVARALGLNEDLTEAISLAHDLGHPPFGHAGEDALRALMKDCGGFDHNLQGLRVVELLEERSPQYPGLNLSWEVREGINKGRCPLIRPGKSGDSFPQPSLETQVVDVADEIAYDNHDLDDGLTSGLLREEDLLELDLWREAHNHVAHEFGEMDASRRKYQIVRYLINRQITDLLHESAKRLAEFKIKTPDEARRWPQRVVSFSPSMTEIRKPLRRLLLDRMYRHYRVIRMANKAQRFIRDLFQVYLEKPEQLPPTTRRRMEEQGTERAICDYIAGMTDRYALTEHQKLFDPYTRV; encoded by the coding sequence ATGCCCACTGAACAAATCCCGGTCAAGATTCAGACACGCATTGATCAAGAGCAGAGAGAATCCGAAAATCTGGCGTCCTACGGCATGAGAAGCATGGACTCCGCAGGTCGCGTGCACACGGAGGAGGAACACCCTTACCGCACTGCCTACCAGCGCGACAGGGACCGGATCGTTCATTCCAGCGCCTTCAGACGTCTGGAATACAAGACTCAGGTCTTCGTCAATATCGAAGGGGATTATTACCGGACAAGATTGACTCACAGTCTGGAGGAGGCCGGCATCGCCCGGAGTGTTGCACGGGCCTTGGGCCTTAATGAAGATCTGACCGAGGCCATTTCCCTGGCCCACGACTTAGGGCATCCGCCTTTTGGCCACGCCGGAGAAGATGCCCTGAGGGCCCTCATGAAGGACTGCGGAGGTTTTGATCACAATTTGCAGGGACTCCGGGTGGTTGAGCTCCTGGAAGAGCGTTCCCCCCAATACCCGGGTCTTAATCTCAGCTGGGAAGTCCGTGAGGGGATTAACAAGGGCAGATGCCCTCTAATACGGCCCGGGAAATCCGGGGATTCCTTCCCCCAGCCCAGCCTCGAGACCCAAGTCGTGGATGTGGCGGACGAAATCGCCTATGACAACCACGATTTAGATGACGGCCTGACTTCCGGGCTCCTCCGGGAAGAGGATCTACTGGAGCTGGACCTGTGGCGCGAGGCCCACAACCATGTCGCCCATGAGTTCGGAGAAATGGATGCCTCGCGCCGCAAGTATCAAATTGTGAGATACCTCATCAACCGGCAAATTACCGATCTTCTGCATGAGTCTGCAAAGCGCCTGGCAGAGTTTAAGATAAAGACACCCGATGAAGCGCGGCGTTGGCCTCAACGGGTGGTATCCTTTAGCCCCAGTATGACAGAGATCAGAAAACCGCTCCGCCGCCTGCTTCTGGACCGCATGTACCGCCATTACCGTGTGATCCGTATGGCAAACAAGGCCCAGCGCTTTATCCGGGATCTTTTCCAGGTTTACCTGGAAAAGCCTGAGCAACTGCCCCCAACCACCCGCCGCCGCATGGAAGAACAGGGCACGGAAAGGGCTATTTGCGACTATATTGCCGGGATGACAGACCGCTATGCCCTCACAGAACATCAAAAATTGTTCGATCCCTATACAAGGGTCTAG
- a CDS encoding AAA family ATPase — MFQSDTDSQHIVFRKESEILSKRIQGLSEGYRQNIALLGLRGMGKTSLVRSCLAHASEAGCIPVYLELVHGEDFRQLARRWTATLLHQAVKDHVPSPDRSLDSLLRIADELTPSLALSVKRLLAKSTRVKASSEIFTEFLSLTSSLREVTQKPCVFVLEEFHNLESLGIRNAFSVLSSHIMIQKHTMFLLTSSHVQRAKHLLAEKLTLLFGNFEILEMAALGAEDSCHFLEQRVGSTRISPLVKEYLSEVSGGHPYYLDILGQKLAALNAPEPWEEVTREYVVEALFQLLFQPTGVLNQHFTLMLECVAQTSRKRRAAAVLLALSEGPQRSDHVAKTIGLSRKSVTSELARLQDADLVLRRSTLYSLTDGVFALWLDTAYRCREMLFPHSLVAAATAFRQRAAEAIETFGAELPENQTEQIINLFESFGNEVVEVDCRSRRLQRFQEVRSTHVEGLGRIIRAQSPLANWVCLFLEKEPSDRDVWAFSRWCQESRQKIHRRIIATSNKIDNTSRLIAKELHIWAWDLDQINQLLETYGKPKIMRKNGSENGNAH, encoded by the coding sequence ATGTTTCAGTCTGATACGGATTCACAGCACATTGTTTTCCGGAAAGAGAGCGAGATTCTCAGCAAGAGAATCCAAGGCCTTTCCGAAGGATACCGCCAGAACATTGCTCTATTAGGCCTTCGGGGTATGGGGAAAACGTCTCTTGTACGCTCCTGTCTGGCGCACGCGTCCGAAGCAGGGTGCATTCCCGTCTATTTGGAGCTGGTGCACGGCGAAGATTTCCGGCAGTTGGCGCGACGATGGACAGCCACTTTGCTCCATCAGGCAGTGAAAGATCACGTGCCTAGCCCGGATCGCAGCCTGGACAGCCTCTTGCGCATTGCCGATGAACTCACGCCTTCCTTGGCGCTCTCAGTCAAAAGACTCTTGGCAAAGAGCACTCGGGTTAAGGCTTCCTCAGAGATCTTTACCGAGTTCTTGAGCCTGACATCCTCTTTGAGGGAGGTCACACAAAAACCCTGTGTATTCGTATTGGAGGAATTTCATAATCTTGAAAGTCTGGGTATCCGGAATGCCTTTTCGGTTCTGAGCAGCCATATCATGATCCAGAAACACACCATGTTTCTCTTGACAAGCTCCCATGTTCAACGCGCAAAACATTTGTTAGCGGAAAAACTCACCCTGCTTTTCGGAAATTTCGAAATCCTGGAAATGGCTGCACTGGGGGCCGAGGACAGTTGTCACTTTCTCGAGCAACGCGTTGGATCAACGCGGATTTCTCCTTTGGTCAAGGAATACCTGAGTGAGGTAAGCGGCGGACATCCGTACTACTTGGATATCCTTGGGCAAAAACTGGCCGCCCTCAATGCCCCGGAACCTTGGGAGGAGGTGACTCGAGAGTATGTGGTGGAGGCCCTCTTTCAGCTTCTCTTCCAACCCACGGGCGTGCTCAACCAGCACTTTACCTTAATGCTCGAATGTGTAGCCCAGACGTCCCGGAAGAGACGCGCCGCAGCCGTTCTCCTGGCCCTAAGCGAAGGCCCCCAGCGCTCCGACCATGTGGCTAAGACTATAGGCCTAAGCCGCAAATCCGTCACTTCCGAGCTCGCCCGGCTGCAGGACGCAGATTTGGTCCTGCGCCGCAGCACACTCTATTCCTTGACAGACGGAGTCTTCGCTCTCTGGCTGGACACAGCCTATCGGTGCAGAGAAATGCTTTTTCCACATTCCTTAGTGGCTGCAGCAACAGCTTTTCGTCAGCGGGCTGCGGAGGCAATCGAGACCTTTGGCGCGGAGCTTCCAGAAAATCAAACCGAACAAATCATCAATCTCTTTGAGAGCTTTGGTAACGAAGTCGTTGAAGTAGACTGCCGCTCGCGCCGGCTCCAACGGTTCCAGGAGGTCCGAAGCACCCATGTGGAAGGTTTGGGCCGGATCATCCGAGCCCAAAGCCCCCTGGCCAACTGGGTTTGCCTGTTTCTGGAAAAAGAACCCAGCGATAGGGATGTCTGGGCCTTTTCCCGGTGGTGCCAAGAGTCCCGTCAAAAAATCCACCGCCGCATCATCGCCACTTCAAATAAGATTGACAATACTTCCAGACTGATCGCAAAAGAACTTCATATCTGGGCCTGGGATCTCGATCAGATCAACCAACTGCTGGAAACCTATGGAAAGCCCAAAATCATGAGGAAGAACGGATCGGAGAACGGCAATGCCCACTGA
- a CDS encoding peptidoglycan DD-metalloendopeptidase family protein, whose protein sequence is MTRYPVFCILGFFVLGCASAPSVTQIPQVPPTHPSGIYHTVEQGQTLWSIAKTYNIEVEDLVDANRIPDAARIEQGQRLLILGAQKPQKTAPRTAKTAKSPITGPKDETFSWPLRGIVVGYYGNTEGQVARKGIDIKAAEGTGIRASRSGQVQFASDQVRGLGKLLIVEHAEGYSTVYGHVDDILVNVGDWVEQNQVIAQVGSTGRATEPTLHFEIRKKHVPQNPLHYLP, encoded by the coding sequence ATGACCCGATATCCTGTCTTCTGCATACTGGGATTCTTCGTTTTGGGATGTGCTTCCGCACCATCCGTCACGCAAATTCCGCAAGTGCCTCCCACTCATCCCTCAGGCATTTACCACACTGTTGAACAGGGACAAACCCTTTGGAGTATTGCAAAGACTTACAACATTGAGGTCGAAGACTTAGTCGATGCAAACCGAATTCCCGACGCCGCGCGCATAGAGCAGGGGCAGCGCCTGCTCATCCTCGGGGCCCAAAAGCCTCAAAAGACCGCACCCCGCACTGCCAAGACCGCCAAGTCACCCATTACCGGGCCCAAGGATGAAACCTTTTCTTGGCCTCTGCGCGGAATAGTGGTGGGTTATTACGGAAATACAGAAGGTCAGGTGGCGCGCAAAGGAATTGATATCAAAGCAGCGGAAGGAACAGGAATTCGCGCCAGCCGCAGCGGCCAGGTCCAATTCGCAAGCGATCAAGTCCGCGGTCTTGGAAAATTATTGATTGTAGAACACGCAGAAGGATACAGCACAGTCTACGGACACGTTGACGACATTCTTGTCAACGTGGGGGATTGGGTGGAGCAGAATCAGGTCATTGCACAGGTAGGCAGCACAGGCAGGGCAACAGAGCCCACCTTGCACTTTGAGATTCGCAAGAAGCACGTGCCCCAAAATCCCTTGCACTACCTGCCGTAA
- the thiE gene encoding thiamine phosphate synthase, whose translation MNAWNLYVIVDAASAGKRNPAELAHAALDGGADVIQFRSKLVSEKEFFQQAEKILQVCRKFDRPFVVNDRIAVALALGAEGIHLGQDDLPLEQARRLIGSKAFIGVSTHSLTQAQKAEEQGADYIGVGPVFSTPTKPSYEPVGLDLVRQVHQSVMIPKVAIGGIDLSNASRVVEEGARCIAVVRAVCAAADPSFAAKELKNLLRIPHSKRV comes from the coding sequence TTGAACGCCTGGAACCTCTATGTTATAGTAGACGCCGCCTCAGCGGGAAAGCGTAATCCCGCTGAGCTGGCACACGCAGCTTTAGACGGCGGTGCGGACGTAATTCAGTTTCGGTCCAAGCTGGTCTCTGAAAAAGAATTTTTTCAGCAGGCCGAAAAGATTTTACAGGTCTGTCGAAAATTTGACCGGCCCTTTGTTGTCAACGATCGAATCGCAGTTGCATTAGCATTGGGGGCAGAAGGAATTCATTTAGGCCAAGACGATCTGCCACTTGAGCAAGCACGGCGCCTGATCGGTTCAAAAGCGTTCATTGGGGTTTCTACTCACAGTTTGACACAGGCACAGAAAGCCGAAGAGCAGGGTGCGGATTACATCGGTGTGGGGCCTGTATTTTCAACTCCAACCAAACCAAGTTACGAGCCGGTCGGATTGGACCTGGTCAGACAGGTTCATCAGTCTGTCATGATTCCTAAAGTAGCCATTGGGGGGATCGATCTCTCCAATGCCTCGCGCGTGGTGGAAGAGGGAGCCCGATGTATTGCAGTAGTCCGGGCGGTTTGTGCTGCTGCGGACCCGTCTTTCGCCGCTAAGGAGCTCAAGAATCTGCTCCGGATCCCCCATTCTAAGCGGGTGTAG